A window of Nitrososphaera sp. genomic DNA:
ATTGCCCTGTTTTCAGCAGCGGCCTTTTGAGGCTTGCTAACCTCGCCGGGCATCAGATCGCCAGTTACAGACTCTGGCAGGTCGTGCAATAGTATCATTCGCATGGCCTTCTCTGCGTCAAGACCTTGAAGGTCTGCAAGAACCATGCCGGCCATGCACATGCTGTACGAGTGGTCGGCAACGGATTCTGCCTCTTTTACATTCACCTTTGAAATCCAGCCTGAGCGCTTTACTGACTTTAGCGCGATCGCATGCTTGAAAAAACCTGCCAGACGTTCAGTTGTATTTTCGCTTTTATCCTGACTCTTTGCCTTGCTCACCATTTAGTCGAGTCGCCTTCAAGAAGGCCAGAACCCTGGTGGATTCTATCAATGTGTCTTGATAGTTCCTCGTTGTCCTTGAACCGCGAGCCGCAGTACGGGCATGTCGGTCCTTCGGTTTTGCTTTCAGCCATGAAGCAAGGCAGTGCTTGCCTGAATTAAAGCTGATCGAACCCAGACAAGGGCTCCTGACGAATTCCCGAATGAAGAAGCACTGGCCCGGAGCGTCGGCACCGAGTCAAAGGCAAATGCCAGGAGCGCCGTGATAACTGCCATTCCGGCTGTTATAAGAACCAGCAACATGACGTTCTTGAATTGGCCCATGCTCCGTTGTCAGTACACGCTTTGAAAACCAAGGATTTTAACATTAGTATGCTAAGGCAATTGCAGCAAGCATTTATTCGATAATGGTCGAATTACTACTTTCTCCAGGCGACATCTTTTACGCCCAGGCGTTTGTTTGTTATTCGAGC
This region includes:
- a CDS encoding HD domain-containing protein codes for the protein MVSKAKSQDKSENTTERLAGFFKHAIALKSVKRSGWISKVNVKEAESVADHSYSMCMAGMVLADLQGLDAEKAMRMILLHDLPESVTGDLMPGEVSKPQKAAAENRAMTEILSLLPEPLKARYAAIWNEYAEAKTELARFVHRIDKLEMGLQAREYEKQGYDRLALEEFHRSALDAVAGPSATDPMTGILRSLSRAGEKG
- a CDS encoding C2H2-type zinc finger protein; this translates as MAESKTEGPTCPYCGSRFKDNEELSRHIDRIHQGSGLLEGDSTKW